Below is a window of Candidatus Viadribacter manganicus DNA.
CCGCCAACTCTCTGTGCGCGCCATCCACGCAGCTTTCGTCGATCTCTACGAAGCCGCCCGGCAGCGCCCACTTGCCCGCATAGGGCGCGCCGCCGCGCTGGATCAGCAACACCGACGGCGCGTCGCCACCGCGAAACACAACCGCATCCACCGTCACAGCGATCTGCGGATACTTATAAGTGTAGGACATCGCGCCCCTAAGCCGCCGCAAGCAGCTCCTTCACGCGCCCAACCAGCTGCTCCATCGTCACCGGCTTGGACATGTAGTGCACCGGATAGTTCTCCAGCATGTCGCTGAAACTTTCAGGCGCGTAGCCGGAAAGGAAGAGAACCTTGGCGTTGCCGATCATCGCCGGATCGGCTTCCTGCAGCATCTCTGGGCCGGTCATGATCGGCATCGAGACGTCAGAAATGATGATGTCGAACGCACCCGGCTTGGCGCTCATGATGTCGAGCGCTTCTTGTCCATCGCCCGCCTCTTCGACTTCATACCCACACTCTTTCAAGTTGCGGACGGTCGCGCGGCGCACCGGCACAAGATCTTCGACGAACAGGATCTTGCCACGCCCCGACACATCCTTCGGCTGCGGCGCGATCAGTGCGCGTTCCTTCGCGGCGATCTCGTCGAGCTCCTCCTGGGTCGGGGTGTATTCCGGCAGGAAGATGCGGAACGTCGTGCCGACGCCAACCTTCGACGTGAAGAAGATGTAGCCGCCCGATTGCTTGATGATGCCGTAACTGGTCGCCAACCCAAGACCGGTGCCTTTGCCCGCTTCCTTGGTCGAGTGATACGGGCGGAAGATCTTCGCCGCGTGCTCCGGCTTAATGCCCCCGCCTGTGTCTTCGACTTCAATCATCACGTACTTGCCGTCTTCCATCGGCGTGTGGCCCATGGCGCGCGCGGCCGTCGCTTCGATCACCGACGTCCGGATCATCAATTTGCCATCGCGCGCGATCGGCGAGCCCTTCGGCGTCATCGCGTCGCGCGCGTTGGTGGCAAGGTTCACGATCACGCGCTCAAGCTGGGTCTTGTCGACCTTCACGTACGGCAGATCGCGGCCGTGACGGATTTCAGTCTGCACTGCCGCACCCATGACGCGGCGGATCAACTCCTGCTTGGAACCAAGGAAGTCGCCCACATCGAACACTTCGCGCGCGAACGTCTGCTGACGCGCATAAGCGCGTAGCATTTCAGAAAGCTCCTTTGCGGTCGTGGCGTGGTCGGAAATTTCCTTCAGCATCGGATAATCGGCGTCGCCAACCGGGTGGCGGCGCAGCAGATACGAGCACGTCTGCATCACCACCGTCAGCAGATTGTTGAAGTCGTGCGCAACGCCGGCGGCAAGTTCGCCGATTTCACGCATCTTTTCCGACTGCGCCAGACGCGTCTCCAGCTCACGCTGCTGGCTGACGTTGGTGATGTAGGCCAATGCGCGTCCATCGGCGCCGCGCGCCAATTGCACGTGCACGGCTGTCGGCGGCGCCGTCGCCAACTGAATTTCAATCGGATCGTTCATCGCCTGGCGCAAACGATGCGCCAACGCCGCCGGACCTTCCGACGCATCGAACAGGTCAACGAACGCCGCGCTCGGTGTCGAGCGGCCTTGCGTCATTTCCATCAGCGAAGCGTTTGAATCCAGCACCGCCGCCGAACCTGGATCGATGCCATCCAACACCGCGACGCCGAACGGCGCCTGCGCAAAGACGCCATCGGCGCTCGACGTATCAACGCTGCGCGCCGCCACGGTGCCTTCCGGCGATTCCGCATCGGAGAAGAACACCAGACCACGCACCGCGCCGTCGATGTCATCCATCGGCACGAAGCTCAGCACGCTCGCTTGCGTCTCTTGGCCGTCAATGCCCTTCAGCGTCACCTTGGCGCGCGAAGGGCCAAAGCCGCGACGATCGCGGCGGATCAAGCGGCTCGCGTCCTCCTTGATCATGTCTTTGACACGCAGCAATTGCGGATCATCGCCCAGGCCAAGCACAGCCCGCA
It encodes the following:
- a CDS encoding ATP-binding protein, giving the protein MTDETQSPAPRSGGRLDPLQILFWFSVAVGLGAAGVALTAGQAVGQAGAVLLILLAAAGLVLFFWMSRGAGRRVGAFPERGAIAANSLLGGRDEFAFVSALDEAALITDAHLSPLRANHGYLEIAEAAGILGESDRPPMMSRLFGADPMLSAPMFRLSKAAQLGQTRREELPATAAITGKHARYEACVGPIPGGHVLWRLRELGAAEQGEGADDGRQLFLDDSPVGFFAAKADGQLIYMNRSLRAVLGLGDDPQLLRVKDMIKEDASRLIRRDRRGFGPSRAKVTLKGIDGQETQASVLSFVPMDDIDGAVRGLVFFSDAESPEGTVAARSVDTSSADGVFAQAPFGVAVLDGIDPGSAAVLDSNASLMEMTQGRSTPSAAFVDLFDASEGPAALAHRLRQAMNDPIEIQLATAPPTAVHVQLARGADGRALAYITNVSQQRELETRLAQSEKMREIGELAAGVAHDFNNLLTVVMQTCSYLLRRHPVGDADYPMLKEISDHATTAKELSEMLRAYARQQTFAREVFDVGDFLGSKQELIRRVMGAAVQTEIRHGRDLPYVKVDKTQLERVIVNLATNARDAMTPKGSPIARDGKLMIRTSVIEATAARAMGHTPMEDGKYVMIEVEDTGGGIKPEHAAKIFRPYHSTKEAGKGTGLGLATSYGIIKQSGGYIFFTSKVGVGTTFRIFLPEYTPTQEELDEIAAKERALIAPQPKDVSGRGKILFVEDLVPVRRATVRNLKECGYEVEEAGDGQEALDIMSAKPGAFDIIISDVSMPIMTGPEMLQEADPAMIGNAKVLFLSGYAPESFSDMLENYPVHYMSKPVTMEQLVGRVKELLAAA